TAATAGTTACGGGATCGCTGTTTGTTATAGCATCTCTTGTTATGACTATCTCAATGCATTTTGTTAATTCTGACAATGGTTTAATAGATTATTCTAAGTTCTCTATTTTAATTGCAACACAATATATTTGTGGTGTGATATTACTTTCTGTATTTATAACAATACTTTGTGTTTTTTTGATTAGAGTTCATAAAAATACAGGTATTCAAAATATTGAATTAAGAGCTGGTATGAGTCCTGCTATAAGTTTTTTTATCAGACTTATTGTTATTTTGGTTATGGTGTTAACTTATGCTTCATTCAATTTGGTTTTAAATCTAATAGCTTCAATTGGCATAAGATTTGAACAAGATAATGGACCCTCAATAATATTATCTGCGCTTTTATTCTGATATATTTTTGGTCTTTTATTTGCATCAATATCTTTATTGACTGCTCAAGTAATTTCTTTCTTTGCTCAAACTGCTTTACTAGTAATTTTATCAATTACATTTGCAGTTTCTCCAATACTTGCAAATTTAACAAGAAGTGTTCCTGTAATGAAAAACATTTTTGAACAGAAGCAAAAAGCATATTTAATGTATCCGAAATTAGTGGCTGGTCAAGAATTTTATAATATTTTGTCTTCTGAGAATGTTGATCCAAAATTGTCTTCACTACTGTCTGATGCAAATTTATTTCAAACACTTAAAGAAAATATAGGTGAGGTATTTTTTTCAGATGATAGTGTAAAAATTAGTTTTGAAGATTTTTCAAGAAATGATAATCCTTCTATAATAGTTGATGCAACTACTCTATTAGAATTTTTAGTTCAAACAGGAAATTACAATGTTAAATTAACTTCAAAACCATTTGGTGGAAAAACAGATAAAATGAGTAATTTCTTATTTGAGGGTACAAGCATTTATTCTTTATTGAATGACATAAGTCAAAATTTAATTGGATTTGAAGACTCACAAGAAAACCCATTTATTTCAAAAGAAGAGAACTTAAATGATGATAGAACTGTTAATTTTAACTTAAAACCTGCATTGGACTATTTATCTAATAAATATATTTCAAATCCATCTATGTTGGCACTTATTAATTTAATAGAAGTTCAAAAACAACAATTAGATATTTATGACTCAATTACTCATACAGATATTTATACAATATATGAAGAACCTCAGTTTGTAAGAACTGGAGGAGAGGTAATGCCTATGTTTAAATATCAAGAAAATAGTCAATATTTTGATTTTGAATATGATAATGGTCATCAGTTAATTCCATCAATGCAAATGATCTCTTATATAATTTTGCAATTATATAAAAATATGTACATATCATCAAATTACGTAGACACTCAATTTGATATAAATATGTTCATTGAACAAGAGGGTAATAATTATATATTTGATAGTTCAGTTACAAGTGTAAATGTAATGAACATGTTAAACATCTTTAATCACACTGTATTTATTTATCTAAATGGTAAAACTTCTCCAATGACTTGAAATTATTTAAACGAAAAATTTTCTCTAATTAGTAAATTTTCGCTTACTGACTTCCAAGTCAATGTTAATTTAGAAGCTTGAAGTAGTATTTATCAAAACGGTGAAAAGCCAAATAAAACAACATCAGAATCAATATTATTTGCTAAAAATGATAAAGGTTCATCAAAAAATACTGTAACTATAAAAGATAATATTGAAGTTGCAGGAATAATTGTTTGATACCTATTTTTAACTATTGGTTTATTTTCATTAAGCTATTTACAATATTTAAAAAGAGCTAGATATTAAAACTTACTTAGGGTAAGTTTTTTTATTGTTAAGTTAGGAATATGCTATTTATTTATATATAATATAAATATTATTGGCAATTTTATAAAGTAAGGGGCGATGTTGATGCAAACTTTAGAATCAATAAATGAACAAGAATTTAATTATGTTGAGTGTAGAGATGTAGAAGTTCTTGTTGCAGAAATGCGCAAGTATATTAAAAATAATAAATTAATTGAAGAAGTTAAAAAAGCATACTATTATGCAGAAGAAAAACATAAAGATCAAAAGAGAAAAAATGGAGATCCTTTCATAATTCACCCACTTTCAACTGGTTATTACTTAGCCCAATGAAGAATGGGTCCAAAAACAATTATTGCAGGTCTTTTACATGATGTTATTGAAGATACACCAGTAACATTTTCAGAAATTGAAGATTTATATGGTGTTGAAGTTGCAGACATAGTTGAAGCTGTAACTAAAGTTAGCTACTTTACTAAAGAAAATCGTGAACAAATGAAAGCTAATTATTTAAGAAAACTATTCTTATCAATGATTAGAGATATTAGGGTTATAATTGTTAAAATTGCTGACCGTATGCATAACTTATTAACTCTACAATACATGAAACCTGAAAAACAAAAAATTATTGCCAAAGAAACTTTAGAAATTTACTCAACAATTGCTCATAGAATTGGTATGAAGACTGCCAAAAACATATTAGAAGATTACTCTTTTGAGTACTTAAATCCTAAAGAGTATACAAGAGTTAAAAACCTTTTGGAAGAAGATAAAAGTTCTAGAAAAGAAATTATAAAAGATATTATTGAAGAGATAAATAAAAAATTAAAAGAAGGCGGAATTAAAAACGCTCAAGTTTTTGGTAGGTCAAAAACAATTTATTCAATTTATAGAAAATTAACTCAATTTGGTAAATCATTTAGTGATATAAATGATATTTTGGCTGTAAGAATTATTACAGATAAACAAGATGATTGTTATAGAATCCTTGGGTGATTACATCAAATTTTCACACCACTTTCAGGAAGATTTAAAGACTATATTGCAACTCCAAAAAATAACTTATACCAATCATTGCATTCAACTTTAGCAAGTAAAGATGGGATAATATTTGAAGCCCAAATTAGAACAAGAGAAATGGATGAAATTGCTGAAAACGGAGCTGCTGCTCACTGAAAATACAAAGAGGGAGAAAAAACAGTAGATATAGCAGAAAAACAAAAGGAAATTGACTTAAAAGTTGATATGTTTACACGATTGATGAACCTTGAAAAACTTGCAACTGAAAGTATTGAAATCGATTATAATGAAGAGTCACAAAAAATTGACTTAAGTGGTGAAGTTGTTGAAGAAACATTTAAATCAGATTACTTAGCACCAATGATTTACATTCTTACTCCAGATGGTAGTGTTGTAAACTTACCTTTTGGATCGACTGTTTTAGACTTTGCATATAAAATTCACACAGAAGTGGGTAATAAAACTGTTGGGGCTAAAATTAATGGTGTATTTTCTCCATATAATACAACTCTTAACTCAGGGGAAATGGTTGAAATCCAAACTTCAAAAGATGCTTATCCTCATGAAAAATGATTACGTTTTGTTAGAACTTCAACAGCTCGTAGATCAATTGAAGATTATCTAAATCTTCAAAAAGAAAAAGAATTAGAAAAAGAAAAAATAACTAATCAAAAAATTATTAGAAACACTAAACGTGAAATTGATAGATATATTATTGCAAATAATTTAAAATGAAATATTAATTCAATTGAAGAAATTCAAAAAAAACTTAATGTTTTAGATTATAAAAATATTGATGAATTTTTATTATCTGTTGGTAATGGTGACTTTTCTATTCCTGAAGCGGTTGATATAGTTTATGTATCGAAACAAGAATTAAAAGATATTGAATTAATCAATGATATGAAGACAAGAAAATATAAATCATCTAAAGGTAGAGATGATTTAAGGATAAATGGTATTGAAAAAGTTAGTTGTTCACTTGCACAATGTTGTTATCCAGTGCCTGTTGAACCAGTAACAAGTTTTATGTCAAAAACTAAAGGTATTCAAGTTCATAGAAGTGATTGTTTAAATATTACGAATATTAAAAAAGTAAAAAACTTACTTGAAACAGAGTGAATTGAAAAGAAAACTATGAACAAGAGATATAATGCAAAAATCAGAATTAATGCATATGATAGACCGGGAATATTATTGGATATTGTTTCTGTCTTTGCAGCTCAAAGAGCTAACTTAACAGAGGTTAAAGTAATTTCACAAGAAGATGATTACACCGGAAAAGGAAGTATGGTAATTGATGTTAGTGATTTAGAACAATTAAAAGTTATTCTAAAAACTTTATCGGAAGTTCCTGGTGTTATTGCTGTTACAAGGGCAACTTCTTCAGAAAATCCAATATCTTAAGTGTATTAAATACACTTTTTTTATTAATTTAAAGTGTTATATTAGTGTTGTTAGTGATTAGTAAATATGATATACTATAACTAATTATTATATTTTATGCGGAGGTACCTATGAAAAAAGAAATGATCTATTTGCCAATTCAAGAATTTGTTCAAGCTAACTTAGATTTTAATATAGCTTCAAATAGAAAAGAATCAGAATATGATTTTAACTTTACAAGATGAAAGACAATGATTTTTTCAAGTCAGAAATTGAAATTTGTTCTTAAATATGCACAATCAGTTTTACAATGACTAAGTAAAGTTGTTAATGTACAAAACTTTAGTGTATCAATAGATACAACAACAGTTGATAGATTTAACTTATCAATTTATGAATTTGATACTCACGTATTTAACTGTTCATTATTTACTAACTTTTATTTAATACCAGAAGGTGACTGATCAAGTAAGATATTTGAAATGCATTTCTCAAAATTTGACTTAAGAAATGGAGAATTGCAAAAAAAAGATAGCACTAGTTTCTGAAAAGGTGAAGAAGGATTTGAAAAATTCGTAAATATGCTTTATGCAATTATTAAAGAACCTTATAAATTTGAAAAAGTAGCTCCAGTTCAATGACAAATTGACTTTAAAGATAAGAAACTTTCAAGTTCACAAATTAGAATGCAACTTGCATCACTTGTTCAAACAGGTGTAAGACCAGAAGATCCATACTTGACAATTGAACAAGCAATGAAAATTGAAAATGGAGCTAATCCAGATGTTGTTGCACAAGAAGCAAAAAGCGAAAGTGATTTAAAAGAAGTTATAAACCCAATTTGAGATGAAGGTATTGAACAAGAAGCTAAATATAAAGATTTAAACTTCGCAATGGCTAAATCAAGAGGGCTTGACCCAACTAATAAGAAAAAAAGAAGATAATATGCTTGCATATTATTTTTTTATTTAATTTTTTGGTTGTTTTTGGTTGTTTTTTATCTTTTTTGGAATAATATATCTATGAGGTGAAAGAATGATTAGAGAAGAAAGATTAAGACTAATCCTTGATTATGTCAACGAATTAGATTATTGTTCAAATGAACAAATATCAAAACACTTAAACATTCCGTTCACCACTCTAAGAAGAGATCTTACAGATCTTCACAATGATTCTAAATTAAAAAGAGTACATGGGGGAGCAAAGACCATTAGAGAAAAATCAATATTAGAAGCTGTTTTAGATGAAAAACTACTTACAAATATTGATGCCAAAAAAAGTATTGCAAAAAAAGCATTTGATTGTATTAAACCTTTTGAAACCATCTTTTTAGATGCAGGTTCAACAACATTTTTCTTAGCAGAATTAATAAAACCTGAATTAAATAATAAAATTTATACTAATTCAATTATTAATGCTCAAGTATTGGCAAAAAACGGTATTAAAGATATTAATTTATTACCGGGAAAATTAAAAGTATCTACAGTTGCAATTTGTGGAGTTGAAACAATTGCTGCTTTATCAAAATACAATTTTGATTTGGCTTTTGTGGGTATAAATGCTGTTGATAAAGAATTTAATTTTTTTACAACAGATGAAGATGAAGCAGAAGTTAAAAAAATAGCTATTAGGAATTCACAATTTGCATTTGGTTTAGCAGATACATCTAAAAATAACTCTAAATCACTTGTTAAATTTAGTGATAAATCTCAAATAGCACTTATCAATGAAGAGGTATAAAAAATGATATATACATTAACATTAAACCCAGCAGTAGACCACATTGTTCTTGCTAACAAAAAAGTAGAACTTGGTGTAACTAATTATTATAACGATGAATACAAAGTTGTTGGTGGTAAAGGTATTAATGCAGGAATAATTTTAAAGAATTTAACTGCAGAAGTTCAAGCAATTGGTATTATGGGTGAAAAAAACAAAGAAATATTTTTAGATAAATTTAAAGAAATAAATTTAAATAATAAGTTTTTCTTAAACCAAGGATCAACAAGAGTTAATTATAAAATTAAACACTTAGAATCTAAACAAGAAACTGAATTAAATGGTATGGGATTTGAAACTCAAAAAGAAGTTTTAGAAGATTTAATCCTATACTTGAAAGATAATCTTAAAAAAGAAGACATCGTTATGCTAACTGGTAGTGTTGCTATGGGTATTGAAAAAGATATCTATGAACAAATAGGTAAACTTGCAAACGAAAAAGAAGCAATTTTAATTTGTGATGCTACAAATGACTTATTAAAAAATGTTTTAAATGAAAAACCATTTTTAATAAAACCTAACTTAGAAGAAATTTGTTCTACTTTAGGATTAGAATTTAACGAAGATATTAGCTTTGAAGAGACAAAAGAATTAATTCAAAAACTAAAAGACTTAGGAGCACAAAATGTTTTACTAAGTATGGGTTCAAAAGGGAGTTTATACTTTGATTCAAACAATGATGTTTACAAAGTTGGAATTGCACAAGGTAAACTTGTTAACTCAGTTGGTGCTGGAGACAGTATGTTAGCTGGATTTGTTTTTGGTAAATACAAAAACTTATCAATTGAAAATACACTTCAATATGCAGCTGCCAGTGGTGCTGCAACGGCTTTTAATGAATGACTTGCTTCAAAAGAAGAGATTGAAACATTAGTTTCACAAATTAAAGTTGAAAAATTATAGGAGGTTCACATGGAATTAAAAGATTTATTTGGTAAACAAATAAGTTTCTTTGATGTAGATTTAAATTCAAAAGATGAAGTAATTGAATTTTTATCTAAAAAACTTCAAGAAGAAAATTACATAAAATCTGTTGAAGACTTCAAAGCAGCTGTTTACAAAAGAGAATCTGAAGGGTCAACTGGTGTTGGAGATGGTATTGCCATTCCTCACGTTTTAAATCCTACAGTTCAAAAATCAGCAATCGCATTTGCTAAATTAAAAAATAAAATTGATTGACAATCATTAGATGATCAACCAGCTGATTTAGTATTTATGATTATGACAAATGGAAAAGATGGAAATGAACACTTAACTGCTCTTGCTGATTTGTCTGGTTTCTTAATGAAATCAGATGTTCAAGCAAAATTAAGAGGAGCTAAATCTATCAAAGATGTGCAAAGTGCATTTACAAAAGAAGAGAAAAAGGTTGAAAAAGTAGAAAAACCAGGAAGTTATGATGTAATTGGTATTACAGCTTGTCCTACTGGAATTGCTCATACATACATGGCTCAAGAAAAACTTGAAGAGTATGCTAAAGCAAAAGGTTTAACAGTTAAAATTGAAACTCAAGGACGTAGAGGAATTGAGAATAAATTAACACAAGAAGATATAGATAACGCAAAAGTTATTATTTTGGCTCACGACAAAGCTCTTGAAGGACTTTCAAGATTAAATGGGAAGAAAGTTATTGATACACATACTAAAGAGGCAATCTTTAAAGGTGATCAATTAATTGAAAAATATCAAAAAGGAGAAGGATTAACTGAAGTTAAAGCGGCAGCCGATTCTTCAGAATCAAGTGAATTTACAATGAGAAAATTCCTTGATGTTAAAGGCAATTTACTTGGAGGAATTTCAAGAATGTTACCATTCGTTGTTGCAGGAGGAATCATTTTAGGAATAGCATTCTTAATTGACTTTGCAACAGGTGGTGGAACTGCCCCAGATAGTAGTTCAGAAATTTTTAAACAATGACTATTATCAAATGAAGGTAAAACATGAGCAGATTTCCAAACATACTGAATGGGTAACTTTGGTACTCATAATGCTGCTGCTGGATGATTTGCAGCAATTGGTAAAACATCTATGTCTATGATGGTTCCAATTTTAGGTGCATTTATTGCATTTTCAATTGTTGGAGCTCAGGGATTGATGCCTGGAATGGTTGCCGGGTTATTCTCAACAAACGTAATGGGATTTGCTTATTCAGGTAACGAAACTGGATGAGATGGTTTATGAGGAAGACTTTTAGGTGATAGCTTAAAAGGTACTGAATCAGGATTTATTGGAGCAATCGTTGGTGGTTACTTAGCAGCTTTATTGGTTGTTGGTTGATCAAAAGCAATGGGTAAATTCCCAAAAGGATTACAAGGAGCTAGAGATATTGTATTTATTCCTGTAATTTCATTATTATCAATTTCACTAACAATGTTCGTAATTAACATTCCTTTGGGATTTGTTATGGGTGGAATTAGTTTAGGAATTCAAAAATTAGCTGAATTAAACTTATTATGACTTGTATCAATTTTAATTGGATTTATGATGTGTGTTGACATGGGTGGACCTGTAAACAAAATTGCTTACTCACTAGGAAACTTAGCTGTTGGTGGTAAATTGGTTACTGACGCAACTACACAAGGTTATAGTGATCAAACAATTATTATGGCTTCAGCCATGATAGCAGGTATGTTACCTCCAATCATGGTTGCAATGTCAACAGTTATTTTCCCAAAAGCTTGAACAGCAAAAGATAGAGATGCTGCAAAAGCAAACTGATTAATGGGAGCATGTTTCGTATCAGAAGGTGCTATTCCATTCATGGTTAAGGACCCAAAAAGAGTTGCTGTAAGTGCAATGGCTGGTGGAGCTTTAATCGGTGGATTAATCGGTGCTTTAAAAGTTAAATTACTTGCTTCACACGGTGGTATATTTGTATTCCCATTATTAAGTTCAAGTTACTTAGAAAATGGAACAACAATGACTGGTGGTTCAATTGCTTTAGGAGCTGGGGGAGCACTTCTAATCTTATTAGGAGCAAGTTTCTTATCAGCGATGATTTTAGGAATTTGAAGAACAGCAGATATTAAAACTGGAAAATTAGTTTTAGACTCAACAAATGGAGTTAAAGAATCAATTTTATCAAAAATTGAAGCTGTAAAAGCAAATGAAAAAATTCAAAATAAAGAAGAAAAATTAAACGTATTAAACAATAAATTAGCTAAATACGGAGAATTTGAAACAGAATTAGTTACTAAACAAAAAGCATATCAAGTTCAATTAGCTGAAAAAGCTAAATTAAAAGAAGTTAGAAGAGTTGATAAGTAATTAAATAATAAAAAAACCATATATTTATTTGGTTTTTTTATTATTTATGTTATAAAAAAGAAAAAGGGGGTATTTAATGATTAATGAAAGTATAAAAATAGACTTACATATACATTCATTCAAGAGTTTTTACAAGGATGGAAAAATAGTTAAAGAATCAACTAAAGAAAATTTGGATGTTCTACTAACAAAATTAATAGAACATGAAATAAAACTTTTTTCAATAACTGATCATAATAGATTTGATTCTGATTTATATATTGAGTTAAAAAATAAAATAAATAAAGATGAAAAATATAAAAATTTAAATTTTATACCAGGAATAGAATTCAATCTAAAATTAGAGGAATTCGATGAATCAAAAGCAGGACAAATAAATATTTATTTTAACGCTAGTTCAGAAGAAGAATTTATTCATATCGAAAATATCATTAATAGTGATGAATTTTTTAAAGAGAATAAAGTAGATTTTTTTTCAAAAGAGGAAATAGAAAAATTAATTTATAAAATTGGTTTTGATGTTATATTAATTGCTTCACAAACCAAAGGACTACATTTTGAGGGTAATGGTGGTAAAGTTTCTGCCCTATCAGACCACACAAAGGATTCTAAGAAATGAATACAATCAGGATATATAAGTGCTTTGGAGTTTCAAAAACCAAGAGTGGAGGGTATTTTAAAGAATAATTTAAGAGATTTAAATAATTTTGCATTGATAACTTTTAGTGATTGTCATGAATGAGCGGTATATCCAAAGCACGATTCAAGTTCTAAACTTACTCAAAAAAATTTCACAAAGATTAAGTCATTACCAACATTTAAAGGTTTAATGTATGCATTTTCGTCGCCCAAAACAAGAATTAATAGAATTGAATCATCCAACACAAATTGAATAAGGGAAATAAAATTAAATGATAAAATTATAAAGTTGGATAGGTCAATAAATGTAATTACAGGTAATAATGGTTCAGGTAAAACGGCCATTTTATCAAAAATTATAAATGATACTAATAAACTCAAAAATGAGTATTCAACAATTTTCTTAAATAATTCATTAGAGTTTAATGGTGAAAATTCTATTTCGTTCAAAATAATTAAGCAAAATGAAATAATTGATAAAAAATTTGCTCTTTCAAATTTATTTGAAAATATAGAACATGACAAAGACGACAGTGAATTTAAACATAAGATGGAAACATACACAAATAGAATTAATAATAATTTTCGTCATTTTTTATCTATAAAAGAATCTTTAAATAAAATTTATTCAACAGAAATTGAATTTGTAGAAAAAAACGATCATTACTTTATTCAGTGTAGTAATGACCTAGAAAATATTGAAGAAAATAAATATAATAAAATAGTTAAAAACATAAATAAAATTATTCAGGGCTATAATGGTTTAATTGAAGATTTGACATTTAAAGCTGATAAAACAAGTTATAATCTTATTGTTAAAAATAATGAAAATATCTTGTTAATTCTAGAAAAGTATAATAATTTAAAAAATGAATTAGATCAAAAAAATAAAATAATAAATAAAATAATAAGTATATTTAATCGCATAAATTCAAACAATTCTAATAAATCATCTTCTGCGGAGCAAAATAGAAAAAATTACGAAACTAAAAAACAGGAATTAATTTCTGAATTTAAAAAAATTATAAAATTAAAAAGCAAGGAAATTAAAGTTGAAGAATTTCCTATATTTTCTAATGGTATTAGTGAAATCAAAAAAAATGGTTTTATTTTTAAAAGTATACCAAAATACAGTAAAAATATAAGTGAAAATGATTTTTATAGTGTTGTCTTTAATAAAGAAGTTTCGAATCAAGATGAACTATATAAATTAAAGTCAAATCAAGATTTCTTTAATTCTTTGAAAAAAACTTCAAATTCTCACGGACTTAGAGCTGATGAAATATTCAAAAAAAATTGTGAAAATTTTATTTCAAAGCAGATTGAAAGAAGTGAAATTATATTAGAAACTGATAATGAAAATCTAATAGGATCTACACCTGGACAAGCTGCGAATGCATTTATAAAATTCTTTCTTCAAGAAAATATATCTAACAACGATATAATATTGATAGACCAACCAGAAGATAATATATCTAATTTAAATATTAGTCTTGATATTATTGCTTTGATAAATTCAATGAGAGATGAAAAACAATTTATAATAGTAACGCATAACCCTATAATAGTTACTAATTTAGATATTGATAATTTAGTTTTTTTGGAAAATAATAATGGTCAAATAAGCTCTAAAAATGGTTGTTTAGAATACGATGGAGAATGAAATATTATAAAAATAGTTATTGATAATATGGAGGGTGGATTAGAAGCTGTTAAAAATAGAATGGATATTTACAAGTATGAAAAAAATTAAGTTAACATTAGATGAAAATGGATTAATGAAAATAAAGAAAAATCTAGATGAAGAATTAATAATAAAAAACCTAAATAATGATAAAACTATTAAAGGATCGGATATACTTAAATCAATTGTTTTTGATGATAAAATTGAAGAATTTGAAATAGAAGAAGAAAATAATTTTGATATCAAAGATAATAAAAATATAATAGAAACATTTGAAGAAATAGTATCTATTTTTAAAGAACTTTCTGATTACGTAAATAATAATAATAATAATAATAATAAAAACCCTAAATTTTAGGGTTTTTATTTTTCTCTAATTAAAAAAAGTGTAAAATATTATGGTTAGAGGTGAAAACATGATTCAAAAACCAAGAGGAACAGAAGATTTAATAGACTTAAAAGTAAGAGAATACTTTGCTTTAGAAGTTGTTATTAGACAAATAGTTGATACTTTCAACTATGGAGAGATAAAAACTCCAATATTTGAAAACTTAGAACTTTTTAAAAGAGGTGTTGGAGAAGAAACGGATATAGTTTCTAAAGAAATGTATACATTTAAAGACAGAAAAGACAGAGAACTTAC
This genomic interval from Spiroplasma monobiae MQ-1 contains the following:
- a CDS encoding DeoR/GlpR family DNA-binding transcription regulator; this translates as MIREERLRLILDYVNELDYCSNEQISKHLNIPFTTLRRDLTDLHNDSKLKRVHGGAKTIREKSILEAVLDEKLLTNIDAKKSIAKKAFDCIKPFETIFLDAGSTTFFLAELIKPELNNKIYTNSIINAQVLAKNGIKDINLLPGKLKVSTVAICGVETIAALSKYNFDLAFVGINAVDKEFNFFTTDEDEAEVKKIAIRNSQFAFGLADTSKNNSKSLVKFSDKSQIALINEEV
- a CDS encoding PTS fructose transporter subunit IIABC; this translates as MELKDLFGKQISFFDVDLNSKDEVIEFLSKKLQEENYIKSVEDFKAAVYKRESEGSTGVGDGIAIPHVLNPTVQKSAIAFAKLKNKIDWQSLDDQPADLVFMIMTNGKDGNEHLTALADLSGFLMKSDVQAKLRGAKSIKDVQSAFTKEEKKVEKVEKPGSYDVIGITACPTGIAHTYMAQEKLEEYAKAKGLTVKIETQGRRGIENKLTQEDIDNAKVIILAHDKALEGLSRLNGKKVIDTHTKEAIFKGDQLIEKYQKGEGLTEVKAAADSSESSEFTMRKFLDVKGNLLGGISRMLPFVVAGGIILGIAFLIDFATGGGTAPDSSSEIFKQWLLSNEGKTWADFQTYWMGNFGTHNAAAGWFAAIGKTSMSMMVPILGAFIAFSIVGAQGLMPGMVAGLFSTNVMGFAYSGNETGWDGLWGRLLGDSLKGTESGFIGAIVGGYLAALLVVGWSKAMGKFPKGLQGARDIVFIPVISLLSISLTMFVINIPLGFVMGGISLGIQKLAELNLLWLVSILIGFMMCVDMGGPVNKIAYSLGNLAVGGKLVTDATTQGYSDQTIIMASAMIAGMLPPIMVAMSTVIFPKAWTAKDRDAAKANWLMGACFVSEGAIPFMVKDPKRVAVSAMAGGALIGGLIGALKVKLLASHGGIFVFPLLSSSYLENGTTMTGGSIALGAGGALLILLGASFLSAMILGIWRTADIKTGKLVLDSTNGVKESILSKIEAVKANEKIQNKEEKLNVLNNKLAKYGEFETELVTKQKAYQVQLAEKAKLKEVRRVDK
- a CDS encoding RelA/SpoT family protein gives rise to the protein MQTLESINEQEFNYVECRDVEVLVAEMRKYIKNNKLIEEVKKAYYYAEEKHKDQKRKNGDPFIIHPLSTGYYLAQWRMGPKTIIAGLLHDVIEDTPVTFSEIEDLYGVEVADIVEAVTKVSYFTKENREQMKANYLRKLFLSMIRDIRVIIVKIADRMHNLLTLQYMKPEKQKIIAKETLEIYSTIAHRIGMKTAKNILEDYSFEYLNPKEYTRVKNLLEEDKSSRKEIIKDIIEEINKKLKEGGIKNAQVFGRSKTIYSIYRKLTQFGKSFSDINDILAVRIITDKQDDCYRILGWLHQIFTPLSGRFKDYIATPKNNLYQSLHSTLASKDGIIFEAQIRTREMDEIAENGAAAHWKYKEGEKTVDIAEKQKEIDLKVDMFTRLMNLEKLATESIEIDYNEESQKIDLSGEVVEETFKSDYLAPMIYILTPDGSVVNLPFGSTVLDFAYKIHTEVGNKTVGAKINGVFSPYNTTLNSGEMVEIQTSKDAYPHEKWLRFVRTSTARRSIEDYLNLQKEKELEKEKITNQKIIRNTKREIDRYIIANNLKWNINSIEEIQKKLNVLDYKNIDEFLLSVGNGDFSIPEAVDIVYVSKQELKDIELINDMKTRKYKSSKGRDDLRINGIEKVSCSLAQCCYPVPVEPVTSFMSKTKGIQVHRSDCLNITNIKKVKNLLETEWIEKKTMNKRYNAKIRINAYDRPGILLDIVSVFAAQRANLTEVKVISQEDDYTGKGSMVIDVSDLEQLKVILKTLSEVPGVIAVTRATSSENPIS
- a CDS encoding PHP domain-containing protein — translated: MINESIKIDLHIHSFKSFYKDGKIVKESTKENLDVLLTKLIEHEIKLFSITDHNRFDSDLYIELKNKINKDEKYKNLNFIPGIEFNLKLEEFDESKAGQINIYFNASSEEEFIHIENIINSDEFFKENKVDFFSKEEIEKLIYKIGFDVILIASQTKGLHFEGNGGKVSALSDHTKDSKKWIQSGYISALEFQKPRVEGILKNNLRDLNNFALITFSDCHEWAVYPKHDSSSKLTQKNFTKIKSLPTFKGLMYAFSSPKTRINRIESSNTNWIREIKLNDKIIKLDRSINVITGNNGSGKTAILSKIINDTNKLKNEYSTIFLNNSLEFNGENSISFKIIKQNEIIDKKFALSNLFENIEHDKDDSEFKHKMETYTNRINNNFRHFLSIKESLNKIYSTEIEFVEKNDHYFIQCSNDLENIEENKYNKIVKNINKIIQGYNGLIEDLTFKADKTSYNLIVKNNENILLILEKYNNLKNELDQKNKIINKIISIFNRINSNNSNKSSSAEQNRKNYETKKQELISEFKKIIKLKSKEIKVEEFPIFSNGISEIKKNGFIFKSIPKYSKNISENDFYSVVFNKEVSNQDELYKLKSNQDFFNSLKKTSNSHGLRADEIFKKNCENFISKQIERSEIILETDNENLIGSTPGQAANAFIKFFLQENISNNDIILIDQPEDNISNLNISLDIIALINSMRDEKQFIIVTHNPIIVTNLDIDNLVFLENNNGQISSKNGCLEYDGEWNIIKIVIDNMEGGLEAVKNRMDIYKYEKN
- a CDS encoding 1-phosphofructokinase encodes the protein MIYTLTLNPAVDHIVLANKKVELGVTNYYNDEYKVVGGKGINAGIILKNLTAEVQAIGIMGEKNKEIFLDKFKEINLNNKFFLNQGSTRVNYKIKHLESKQETELNGMGFETQKEVLEDLILYLKDNLKKEDIVMLTGSVAMGIEKDIYEQIGKLANEKEAILICDATNDLLKNVLNEKPFLIKPNLEEICSTLGLEFNEDISFEETKELIQKLKDLGAQNVLLSMGSKGSLYFDSNNDVYKVGIAQGKLVNSVGAGDSMLAGFVFGKYKNLSIENTLQYAAASGAATAFNEWLASKEEIETLVSQIKVEKL